In Dromiciops gliroides isolate mDroGli1 chromosome X, mDroGli1.pri, whole genome shotgun sequence, the genomic window gaaTTTGATGAAAAGAACCATAATTCACTCTCTCAAACTCCTAAGCCATGCCTACCCTCCCCCTGCCACCTCTATAGATGGCCAGATATGTATGCAAAATTGCCCTTTTTTTCTGGCAACCTGGACACGTAGGTTGCTGAGAAGCCCTCTACCTTCCCAACTCTGGCTCCCCCTTGGCCTTTGTATATGCTACCTATCCTGCTGTTCCACCTCCCAGACTGCACTCACTTAATTGCCTTCacatttcctcctccttcctcccttctcctttctcactTACTGGAAAGGTCATGGGCTTTCAGGTATTTGCAGATCTGTCAGTTTGAGGGTAGCTCCTTCAGCTCCTGGGTCCCTTGGGGAAGCGTCTCACCCTTGGGGGTGAACCTCAGCTGGTCCTGGGTTCAGGGAAAGGGAGGGCAGGCAGGTGATGTTTGGGAAGGCAAGTCGCCAATAAGGATGACCAAAGAGGCAAAAAAGCACCAGCCACTGCTATTACAGGgatagggaagaaaaggaaacctGGGGGTTCTAAGAGCCCCAACATAGCTCCCCTCATCACTCTAAGTGGGGACACGACTGTTTTTCTAAGCTTTTTCAAATAGCATGTGCGTCAAAGCGGCTCATACCCAGGCAAACTAGAAGCTCTActattagttattaaatacagaatcctaaataaaatagttttaacatCTATTCTACTTCCTATATTTGGAACTAATGAGATGCTTAAATGTCCTAAGAGGCCAAAATATGAAGCCTTAAAAAAGTTATTCTATAGACTCACAAAAGccttaaacaaaaaagaaaggcgtTGGATAGACTCacaaaagcctttaaaaaaaataaaagaaagtcattATAGAGCCTCACAAAagcttgaaaaaatagaaagccaTCAGACAGCCTCAAAGAATCAGGAGgcttggaaggggcctcagaggccagcGATTCCCACTCATTCCGCATGAAAATCCCCTCGATGGGCGGGGGGTGGCTAGCCTTGGCCAAAGCCCTCCAGGAaaggggagctcactacctcccgAGGTAAGCCAGTCTGCTTTGGGGCAGCTCTGTCAGGAAAATCTCCCTGACATCAAATGGAAATCTACCTCTTTGCAGTTACTGTCCAATGCTTCTAGTACCCcggggtgtgtgggggggcaagTAGACTGCGTCTAAGCCCTCCACATGACAGCCATATTGTGGGGAGCACACCCCCTTCACCCAAATCTTAACTTCTCCAAGGTAAACATCCTTCAACCAATCTTCCGATGATAGAAAATCAAAAGACATATAGCATCATGGATTGAGGGTTGGAAGAGATctgagaagccatctagtccaaccccctcattttacagatgaggaaactgaggcctaccgaggtacagtgacttgcccaaggtcacacagctagtaaattggcAGAGCCTGTATTTCAATCTGGGTCCCCAGCCCTCCAGATTCAGAACTCTTCCATTATACTAGCTGCCCCGTGAAAGCCTGGGAGGCTAAGCTAACTTTTTTTGTGCTCACCTATTTTCAAATGACAGAATATTGTGTgcagaaaaacttcctaatgttGTTAGTGATTTTATTGGATCTAGCACATAATTGTTCTGTAATAAAAAAATGGCAGCAAAGCTGAATCTTATCAGATCTGAGGTCCTTTTTCTTCGCTTCTCACATGAAAAAGGTCTCTGCTTCAACCAAAAGATCTGTGATGTACATCTTTCccataattaaaaattatatttaccaaaagaatgaaaactgaaTAAGACTATGGGGAAAAAGGCATGTTAAAATTAAATCACTGGATTTCCACACCAGCTGAGAATGTCAGGTGCATTGTTAAATGGACCCAAAAGGGTAGATGGGTTGGAAATATGGTTTTGAATTGAGGGTGGTGtggaaaagcaagatgagcagtGTGGCTTAATGGGTAGAGAGGGTCAGCCTTGAAATCAGAaatgcctctgacatatactggttgtatgatgggggcagggggatggaaagagagaggtgggagagcaaaagaaagagaaggggcagagaagagagagagaagggggagagagagaagcaggtgagaggagggggagagagaaagaggcaggggagagagaagaggagagaggagggggagagagagaggaggggagagaggagggggacagagaaaggcagaggagagaggagcaggagagaggagggggaaagaaagaggcgggggagagagaaaggcaggggagagagaaaaggggggagaggagggggagagagaagagggggagaaaggggagaggagggggagagagaaaggcaggaaaagagagaggaggggaagaaagaggaagggagagagaaaggcaggggagagagaaaaggggggagaggagggggagagagaagagggggagaaaggggagaggagggggacagagaaaggcaggagaagagagaggaggggaagagagaggaggggagagaaaatggcAGGGgatagaaaggaggggagagaggggaaggagagagaaaatggcagGGGAGATGAGAGAAGAAGGGGACAGAAAAAatcaggagagggagagaagggggagagaaagaggcaaaGGTAAGAGAGAGAAGGTGAGGCAGAAAGGAGGCAGGCAAAGCATTTTTCTGAAATGGTTTTTGGCAGTtgagtttttaaaataacaagtGGTTCGATTTCAACAAATGCCTTAAGAATGTGATTAAAATACAATCTACCTAACTGCGTATTCTCTAGCCAAAAGACAGTCGATCTAGAACAGCTTCCAATACCATAAACAGCTCCAAATCACAGAATCCCTATCTTGGGTTGGATGGGACCTCCCAGgttatccagtccaacccccccattttacagatgaggaaactggggcttcaGAAaacttgagtgacttgcccaaggtcacaccgctcCAAAGAGGAGAAGCTGAGATTTGAGCCCAAATCCcgcccttttctcctctgatcaAAAGGTGGGTCATTGGGTGGGACCATTTGTTTCCTCAGCTACCTTCTGGGGACAGGCAGCTTGAGGAACAAGATGGCTACACATTAGCAACCAAAGCAGCCATACAGCACCTTTCCTTGCTGTTTAGCTTCAGAAAGCCAAGAGGAAACTTCAGTCTCTCCCTGGCCCTGTCTGTATGATCACAGATCCCGAGTTCCCCTAGCTTTCCTGGACAGATCCATCCCACATCCTCAGGTCCAGCTAGCTAAATgccacttccttctttccctccagaTGCTGACCACTGGCAAAGTGCCCCTCCAGCTGTTCACAGCCCAGCTCCAGGGCTGTTTACCTCTTTCCCCAGAGGAGCTCCTGTCAGAATCAGTGAGGAGGAATGGATACAGGGCTATGCAAATGATTGAGAACATAGCCAGTGGAGGTCTAATATCAATAAAGCATGAGTTCTAATGAGATATGGGAATTCCGTAAGGATGGGGCTGGAGGTTGGCAATATTGCCCTATTTTGTGGCCACTAAATTGACCATAATCTTCCAGTCGAATTGTCGTgatttgtctttgtctccccctcccccaatttgatTCGCTTTGGCATGGTCATTGGGGAACCCAGATGATCAGGTTGACCTTTTGGGGGCCACTTGACCTCAGAGAGATCAGACCTCTGTGATCGGAACTAGGGACAGTGATGCGCAGACTTGGCCAAAAGGTTTCCCACCCCTGCTGTATGTAACACAACCTTCTCCTTTATTAACCCAAGGCAAAATCAAGATTTTTGTCAAGGTTTCCCCAAAGCTCTCTCCTTTTCTAACAGAAATGTCCAGGCTAATTTTGACTGGAAAGGTCTGATTTCCAGCTTGAGATGGGAGCAGAACATCATGGGGCAGTAAACATCCGCCCACTTGCTCCCTCTCTGGCAAACGAGCAGAACAAGGCCAGGTAACAGTCATtctggttgaagcaggcttgatATGGCATCATCTAGAAACCAATTCCCATCTTTTGGTTGCTTTCCTGTGTATTAGtgtccccacccacccacccaaactGCTCCAGATGTGGTTTGACAGAGGGGCAGAGGACGAGAGTGCAATGACTCTTCAAGTCCTGAACATGGCCCCTAAGGTAATTCGTTGTCTCATGTGGAGCTTAGAGTTCCCACTAAAATCCCCATGTCTTTGCCCCAAGAACTGTTGGTTAGCCTCCCCTACCCTCTTGGACTCATAGGTGACTTTTCCAGGTGTCAGCTTTGCTAGAAATCTCGAATCCGGTTCCCCAGATTGGATTCTGACCCATCTTTTGGGCTTTTTATCGCCTGACTTTGCTATACAACATGTTGGTTCCCAGAGTTCGGTGCCAGCTGCAAATTTGCTAAGCATACCATCTATGTGGTGCTATAACATTAGTTACTCACCAGGGAATGTCATACTTTCCCCTCCGATGTCATTTCAgacttcctcctctctctctctctcccttacctGCTGGGAGCTTGGAGGCTATTAGGAACTCTGCGGGAGGAAGAAGACAGCTGGGGATGCATGGAAGAGGCCTGGGCGGTCCCTTTGTGGCCAGTGGGCTCCTTACAGTTTGTTTCCCAGTGCTGCCCAGAACTTTCCCTCTCTCAGTTCAGATTTGTGACTGTGCCGGAATCACACCTGTCACGTTTCCTAATGAGAGTCTCATCACTCTGGTGGGCAGTGAACACAGCACAGGACTTTTGCCCTATCTTCCAGTTCCCATCAAGGGCTGTCTTAGCTGAAGTGCCTGTTTTTGGAAACAAAAGGGACCGCCAGAGAAGATTTAACTTAGCCATATTTGACCATTTAGGTTTGGGGCCTCTCGGTCCACTCATGAGGGGCAAAGGGAGAAACACTGAAAGTGTTGCCCTCTCTGACCTCATTCAAATAGGAAATAGGAGATATCTTTCAATGCAGCCCTTTTAGGGCAAGTCTCcagatttcccttttttttttttttttttttttttttttttttttttttagggcatgGCTTTACGCCTTACCCGTTCCACAAAAACAAGACAACAGCAAATGGGATGTGATGGtgtgcttccctccctccccctgttcAGTGGACAAGCTTTGTCCACTCTTTCTGATGCTGCCAGAGCCTCACGGGATCTTCCTGGGATTCCATCCTCACGCTGAGCCTCTGGTCATGACGCAGTGGCCTTCTTCCATGGTGGGCCCATGTGGCCCATTTCAAAAGCTCTGGAAAGGAAAGTTCACCTGGACTGATGAGTAAGTTTACCTATCTTTCATCTGGCAGGTAATTGTCAGGGGCCTACTGTGGTCCTGGTTACTAGAAGTCCTTGTGTTCTCTCCCAGGTGCTCCTAGGGGAACCCAGGCTGACACAATGTAACTGCAGGAGTAGGCCCAAATGCTGAGCACAGTTCTGAGATGGAGAGTCAGTCTATGAGGAGCTATCTCTAATAATTTGGTGTTTAAAtatcttgggggggggtgaaagttggaggagttggggaggggggggacaaaGTCCTGCTCAGAGTCCCAAAGTTCTTGGCTCACAGCATCAAGTCCCCCCGGGGCCTCCTCCATTCTTAATCAACTAATTTACTTTACAGAGGTAATGAACTGTTCGGAATTGTCTTTGCCTGGGCCGCGGTGATGGCTGCCCATCTAGGATTTCCAGGCCGAGGTCAGGGAGAAGTGCGAAGGCAAAGTCCTGGTCTCGGTCATGGTCATGGTCATGGGGAAGTTGTTGTCGGTGCTGGAGTTCCGGCGCCGGAGTGGCCGTCTGCAGAAGAGGCCGAGCAAGGCCATGGTGAGCTCCTTCTTGATGCTCTTGTGCATGTACCCGTAGGTGTAAGGGTGGAGGCAGCACTGCATGAAGAAGAGCAGGAAGATGCACGAGTTGACCCACGGAGGggccactcccaccccggcagaGACGGCAGCCAGCAGGCAGTAAGGGCCGATGCACACGGTGAAGGAGGCGATGATGACGAAGATCACTCGGGCAGCCTTGCAGTGGTAGGGCTTGGGCTTGGTCCGGCGCTTCCGGGGGCTGTTCTGGAACAGGCGAGGGGTGGGCACGATGGCATcgccatcctcctcctcctcttcctcactcgGCTCTTCTACAGCAATGCTGATGTCCTGCATCGGTTCCCCCAGGCTCCGGGGCCGCATGGGATGCACTAGGGCATTCTGCCTTCGGGCTGCTCGGAACACCATCCCATAGCATCCCACCAGGATGGCCGCCGGACACAGGAAGGACAGCAGGATATTCATGGCGGTGTAAGAGGGGCTTGCGCTCCAGAGGACCATGCACAGAGAGCTATCCTTGTCGAAGATGATCTCCCCCCAGCCCATGGCCGGTGGGACGCTCTGAATCAGACTGAAGACCCAAGTGCCCAGGATGAACATGCATCCCCACGAGGTTGTCATCTTGTTGGGATAGGACAGAGGGTAGATGATGGACAGGTACCTGTCGATGGACACCACTATGATCGTGTTGATCGAGGTGTAGGCGAAGAGGTGCATCAGGGTAACCATGGCCGTGCACAGGCTTTGACTCAGGGGccagaaggaaggcagggagcCTGCCACTACCCAGGGCATCACCACGGCCGTCTGGAGCAGATCTGAAATGAGCAGGTTGAGGATGAAGCGGTTGGCAACCTGCAGCAGCTGGGGCTTGCGCCGGAACACAAGCAGCAGCAGGGTGTTGCTCAGGAGGGAGACGCAGAtgaaggaagagatgagggagaTCCGGACGATGCAGTGGAAAAGGCTGAGGAGCGAGTGCCCCTCGCTGCCGCTgtcgctgccgctgccgccgccgccgccgccgccgccgccgctgctgtcgccgccgccgctgccgttGCCGCTGCTGATGCAGCCGTGGCCGCTGTCATAACTGCTGTTGCCTGGATCTCCTGGGAGATGAGTGGAATTAGCGACTTCCTGGGACAGAGACATGGTTCCCAACTCTTCCTCGTCTCACGTGACTCTTCTGAGTTTTTGTCCGATGGAGCGTGATGCGGCCGGTGACGGTCAGATGCCAGAGGAGGCCTTTTCCACGTCCGTTTTCATCTAGGGTCTGAAGGAGAGGTTAATGTTCATTCCACGGGTCTAGACAAATGTGTGGGAAGAGTTAGCCATGCATGAGAAATAGCCTTTACTTCTCTGATCGCCTCCTCTCCCGAGAGGGGACTTCACTGCCGCGAAACCCCTAGACCCGAGACAAACCTCTGAGAGAAATTCAATTGACACTGTGGTTACACCCCAGCAGCCCCCCACCCATGCTCTCTCTACTTAACGTCCTTAACTCGCCTTTTTCTCTTCTGGTACAGTACTGCAGTTTACCATGGAGACCAGCCCTAACTGTAACACTGGCTCACATCgatttcttggtttctcattatAACAGCACCAACTGAAGAATGCAGGGAGAAGACAGGCTGCCAAATGGAGGGGGAAACTGGTAAAAATGAAGAAGTGGCCACTGACAGCTGTGGACCAGCTGTTCTTCCCCTTTGGGGCAATTAgcgggctggggagggggaggtacgCACCTCCAGGACCCTGGCCGTGCCCCGCGTGGCGGGGCGGGACCCTGTAGTGGGGGTAAAAAGGCTAAgtgggaaaaaaggggaaaaacccatCAGGTACCCCCTAAAATGTTCCCAGTCACATCACGGAGTGGAATAAGAGTTCGCAAACAATATCTACTTCGAGTCCAGCTGCTAAGAGAGGCTAGTCGGGAAAGAGGCAAGTGGTCAATCATAAAAGAGGCGACTAGTTCCCGTTAACCCTTTGAAGTCCCCCGCGGCAGGCTCTCCGCGGAAATGTGGCTTTCCCGTGTAACTGACGCTAGCAGCCCTCACCCTCCCTCAGCGTGCACTAACGATCGCCAGAacaaaatcccccccccccaccgtgaATTAATAGACATGGGAATACCTGTTGATGCCCCGCTGTTCGACCGCCTCAGCTCTGCACGCTGGGGAAAGGGCGAGCGAGCGACGACCCCTCGTTCTGTGTCCTCCTCACTTAGCCCACGAGCGTTTCAGTTGGGCTCCAGGCTGCGAGAGAAAATCCTGTCACGTCCTCTCTCGGTAGCAAGCAGCTTCCTTGGGGTGTGCGGATCTGCTTTGCTACCGGGGAGATGCGCGTAGCGACCGAGGGGGCTGAGCCGCCGGGCGATTGATCGGCCGGCCGGCCCGCTCTCGGGGCAAATGCCAGCCGCCTTCCGAGGCGGGA contains:
- the GPR101 gene encoding probable G-protein coupled receptor 101 produces the protein SGSEGHSLLSLFHCIVRISLISSFICVSLLSNTLLLLVFRRKPQLLQVANRFILNLLISDLLQTAVVMPWVVAGSLPSFWPLSQSLCTAMVTLMHLFAYTSINTIIVVSIDRYLSIIYPLSYPNKMTTSWGCMFILGTWVFSLIQSVPPAMGWGEIIFDKDSSLCMVLWSASPSYTAMNILLSFLCPAAILVGCYGMVFRAARRQNALVHPMRPRSLGEPMQDISIAVEEPSEEEEEEDGDAIVPTPRLFQNSPRKRRTKPKPYHCKAARVIFVIIASFTVCIGPYCLLAAVSAGVGVAPPWVNSCIFLLFFMQCCLHPYTYGYMHKSIKKELTMALLGLFCRRPLRRRNSSTDNNFPMTMTMTETRTLPSHFSLTSAWKS